The Candidatus Phaeomarinobacter ectocarpi genome includes a region encoding these proteins:
- a CDS encoding VanZ family protein, which yields MPRLSPMTAIILALAASGGALALAVMPYGGPPDHLQAYAHSGAFFVISFLLAFGLPRRPWGGLATAFVLGLVIEGAQIFVPGRSASLGDLTANLAGILAGGLFYGAFKLAAARLHSTST from the coding sequence GTGCCCCGCCTTTCCCCCATGACAGCAATTATTCTGGCCCTCGCCGCCTCCGGTGGTGCCTTGGCCCTTGCCGTCATGCCCTATGGCGGCCCACCGGACCATCTGCAGGCCTATGCCCATTCGGGTGCCTTTTTTGTCATCAGCTTCCTGCTGGCATTCGGATTGCCCCGCAGACCCTGGGGTGGCCTGGCAACGGCATTTGTTCTTGGGCTGGTGATCGAAGGGGCGCAGATATTCGTCCCTGGCAGGTCCGCGTCACTGGGAGACCTGACTGCCAACCTTGCCGGTATTCTTGCCGGGGGCCTGTTTTATGGCGCCTTCAAACTCGCCGCTGCACGCCTGCACTCCACCTCCACCTGA
- a CDS encoding YHS domain-containing (seleno)protein, with product MTHFQTRTLTSRFSMNLAMSVLMLVAAAVFAAPAHAAKDPVYTGLFSSVAVSGYDPVAYFREGKPVEGSSAFEAEHEGYTYRFANQTNLDDFVADPEAFAPQYGGYCAWAVSQGYTASADPDNWTIVDGKLYLNYNDDVQSTWETDIPGFIEKADSNWPTVLQ from the coding sequence ATGACACATTTTCAAACTCGGACATTGACCTCCCGGTTCTCTATGAACCTGGCCATGTCGGTCCTCATGCTGGTTGCGGCAGCTGTGTTCGCAGCGCCGGCCCATGCCGCCAAGGACCCGGTCTATACCGGACTGTTCAGTAGTGTTGCCGTCAGTGGCTATGACCCTGTGGCGTATTTCCGCGAGGGAAAGCCGGTTGAAGGGTCTTCTGCATTCGAAGCGGAGCATGAGGGCTATACCTACCGGTTTGCCAACCAGACCAATCTTGATGACTTCGTTGCCGACCCGGAGGCCTTCGCGCCGCAATATGGCGGTTATTGTGCCTGGGCTGTGTCTCAGGGCTACACGGCGTCTGCTGATCCGGACAACTGGACCATCGTCGATGGCAAGCTCTACCTGAACTACAACGATGATGTGCAGTCCACTTGGGAAACCGACATCCCGGGCTTCATTGAAAAGGCCGACAGCAACTGGCCGACGGTTCTTCAGTAG
- a CDS encoding metallophosphoesterase family protein — MPEGTRVYAIGDIHGRADLLDKLHDKILEDARHAGVQRHVVVYLGDYVDRGLDSKGVIDRLLDDPLPGFEKVFLKGNHEDAFLKFFLEPEFGRDWKYYGGLETLMSYGVKALPLKDEPDAFVAARDELARNFPASHLDFLGSLRLWHEEGDFYFAHAGVRPGLPLEEQTGQDLMWIREDFLASDMDFGKVIVHGHTPEEQPVQRTNRIGIDTGAYITGILTCAVLEEAECRFIQTA; from the coding sequence GTGCCTGAGGGAACCCGTGTCTATGCCATCGGCGATATCCATGGTCGGGCGGACCTGCTGGACAAGCTTCACGACAAGATTCTGGAAGATGCCAGACATGCCGGTGTTCAGCGTCATGTTGTTGTCTATCTAGGCGACTATGTGGACCGGGGGCTCGACAGCAAAGGGGTGATTGATCGCCTGCTTGATGATCCGTTGCCCGGGTTTGAGAAGGTCTTTCTCAAAGGCAATCACGAGGATGCGTTTTTGAAGTTCTTCCTGGAGCCCGAATTCGGGCGTGACTGGAAGTACTATGGTGGCCTGGAGACCCTCATGAGCTACGGGGTCAAGGCATTGCCCCTGAAGGACGAGCCAGACGCCTTTGTGGCAGCGCGGGACGAACTGGCCAGAAACTTTCCAGCCAGTCATCTCGATTTTCTGGGCAGTCTTCGTCTCTGGCACGAGGAAGGGGACTTCTACTTTGCCCATGCCGGTGTGCGTCCCGGTCTCCCGCTTGAAGAACAGACCGGACAGGACCTGATGTGGATTCGGGAAGATTTTCTGGCCAGCGACATGGATTTTGGCAAGGTCATTGTGCATGGGCATACCCCGGAGGAGCAGCCGGTCCAGCGCACCAACAGAATCGGCATTGATACGGGGGCCTACATCACCGGCATCCTGACTTGCGCCGTGCTAGAGGAAGCTGAATGCCGGTTCATCCAGACGGCGTAA